Proteins encoded in a region of the Stieleria neptunia genome:
- the atpA gene encoding F0F1 ATP synthase subunit alpha, whose protein sequence is MKFSSDEIASVLQQEIENFDSKIDVREVGTVLEVGDGIARVYGLSGVMAGEMVEFPNGAIGLAFNLEENSVGVIILGDYLTIQEGDEVKALGTLLSVPAGDAVVGRVLDPLGNPLDGKGPVQSDVTRPVEIIATGVAERQPVTQPMQTGIKAIDAMTPIGRGQRELIIGDRKTGKTAIAIDAILNQKGQDVKCFYVAIGQKDSSVAGVVDVLEKYGAMEYTTVVVAGASAPAPLQYVAPYAGTAMAEHFMFNGGHALIVYDDLSKQAVAYRQMSLLMRRPPGREAFPGDVFYCHSRLLERSSKLSDELGGGSITSLPIIETLEGEVSAYIPTNVISITDGQIYVQPDLFFSGVRPAMNPGISVSRVGGAAQIKAMKKVAGGLRLDLAAFRALEAFAQLGTDLDPATQAQLDRGYRMVELLKQPQYQPLSVAEQVVSLFAGTQGHLDDVEIKTVQQWEKDFLQFINDKHSSLLETLTEKGELSDDIVSALEAAIKDFKAGYTPTA, encoded by the coding sequence ATGAAATTTAGCAGCGATGAAATCGCATCGGTCTTGCAACAGGAGATCGAAAACTTCGACAGCAAGATCGACGTCCGCGAAGTCGGTACCGTCCTCGAAGTCGGTGACGGGATCGCGCGTGTGTATGGTCTTTCCGGTGTGATGGCCGGTGAGATGGTGGAGTTCCCCAACGGTGCGATCGGCCTGGCGTTCAACCTGGAAGAGAACAGCGTCGGGGTGATCATTCTCGGTGACTACCTGACGATCCAGGAAGGCGACGAAGTCAAGGCGCTGGGGACGCTGTTGAGTGTGCCGGCCGGCGATGCGGTCGTCGGACGTGTCCTCGACCCGCTCGGCAACCCGTTGGACGGCAAAGGCCCCGTGCAATCGGACGTCACCCGCCCGGTGGAAATCATCGCGACCGGTGTCGCCGAGCGGCAGCCGGTGACCCAGCCGATGCAAACGGGGATCAAAGCGATCGACGCGATGACGCCGATCGGCCGCGGTCAACGGGAGCTGATCATCGGCGACCGGAAAACCGGCAAGACCGCGATCGCCATCGACGCGATCTTGAATCAAAAGGGTCAAGACGTGAAATGTTTCTACGTCGCCATCGGTCAGAAAGACAGTTCGGTCGCCGGCGTCGTCGACGTGCTGGAAAAATACGGTGCGATGGAGTACACGACGGTCGTGGTCGCCGGGGCCAGTGCACCCGCCCCGCTGCAATACGTCGCGCCCTACGCCGGGACCGCGATGGCCGAACACTTCATGTTCAACGGCGGCCATGCCTTGATCGTCTACGATGACTTGAGCAAGCAAGCGGTCGCCTACCGTCAAATGAGTCTGTTGATGCGTCGCCCGCCGGGCCGCGAAGCATTCCCCGGTGACGTGTTCTACTGCCACAGCCGTCTGCTGGAACGGTCTTCCAAACTGTCCGACGAACTCGGCGGCGGATCGATCACCAGTCTGCCGATCATCGAAACGCTCGAAGGCGAAGTTTCCGCGTACATCCCGACCAACGTGATTTCGATCACCGACGGCCAGATCTACGTCCAGCCCGACCTGTTCTTCTCCGGCGTTCGCCCGGCAATGAACCCCGGGATTTCGGTCTCTCGCGTCGGCGGTGCGGCCCAGATCAAGGCGATGAAAAAAGTCGCCGGCGGCTTGCGACTGGACCTCGCGGCGTTCCGGGCCTTGGAAGCGTTCGCCCAGTTGGGAACCGACCTCGACCCGGCCACCCAAGCCCAATTGGACCGCGGTTACCGGATGGTCGAACTGCTCAAGCAACCCCAGTACCAACCGCTTTCGGTCGCCGAACAGGTCGTCAGCTTGTTTGCCGGTACCCAGGGTCACCTGGATGACGTTGAAATCAAAACCGTCCAGCAATGGGAAAAGGATTTCTTGCAATTCATCAACGACAAACACAGCTCGTTGCTGGAAACGCTGACGGAGAAAGGCGAGTTGTCCGACGACATCGTCAGTGCCCTGGAAGCTGCCATCAAAGATTTCAAGGCCGGCTACACCCCGACCGCCTGA
- the atpG gene encoding ATP synthase F1 subunit gamma: MANARALDKRRKSIRNIRKITRTMELIATARYKKAMDRAQAATAYTEQITRIVGRLAASGLDVQHPLLEQRDEIKNARILVLTSNRGLCGGYNGSVLREAMPLIKELKGSLPNVDVDVSGKRGVDGLAFRGVTTDEKHLNFEDQPAYAEVEKIAESYLSRYITGELDRLDVVYTKFISTSKQVATVETLLPLGSLGDDTEPDDAGGTNVEYEFLPSAESILEEVVPTSFKVRLFKCFLDAAVSEQVARMIAMKGATENAGDMIKQLSMTYNRARQSQITGEIMEIIGGVEALEG, from the coding sequence ATGGCCAACGCAAGAGCGCTTGATAAACGACGCAAGTCGATCCGCAACATCCGCAAGATCACGCGGACGATGGAGCTGATCGCAACGGCGCGATACAAGAAAGCGATGGACCGGGCACAAGCCGCGACCGCCTACACCGAACAGATCACTCGGATCGTCGGGCGGTTGGCCGCGTCCGGTCTGGATGTCCAGCATCCGTTGCTCGAACAACGCGACGAAATCAAGAACGCGCGGATCCTGGTGCTGACCAGCAATCGCGGGCTGTGCGGCGGTTACAACGGCTCGGTCCTGCGGGAAGCGATGCCGTTGATCAAGGAATTGAAAGGCTCGCTGCCCAACGTTGATGTCGACGTCAGCGGCAAACGAGGCGTCGATGGACTCGCGTTCCGCGGCGTCACCACCGACGAAAAACACCTCAACTTTGAAGACCAACCGGCCTACGCCGAGGTCGAGAAAATCGCCGAGTCGTATCTTTCCCGATACATCACCGGCGAATTGGACCGGCTGGACGTGGTCTACACCAAGTTCATCAGCACGTCCAAGCAAGTCGCCACGGTCGAAACCCTGCTGCCGCTCGGTTCGCTGGGCGATGACACCGAACCAGACGATGCCGGTGGCACCAACGTCGAATACGAATTCCTGCCCTCGGCGGAAAGCATCCTCGAAGAAGTCGTCCCGACCAGTTTCAAAGTCCGGTTGTTCAAGTGTTTCTTGGACGCCGCGGTCAGCGAACAAGTCGCACGGATGATCGCCATGAAGGGCGCGACGGAAAACGCTGGCGACATGATCAAACAGCTCTCGATGACTTACAACCGGGCCCGACAGAGCCAGATTACCGGCGAGATCATGGAGATCATCGGCGGCGTCGAAGCTTTGGAAGGTTAA